GTTCCTGGGTCAACCGCTCGACGAGGTGCGCGACCTGCACACCCGCAAGGCGCGGGGCCGCCGGACGATCCGCGAAAAGGCCAACGGTGACTGCGTGTTCTTCGATCACAAGAAGGGCTGCACTGTGTACCGCGTGCGCCCGGGGCAGTGCCGCACGTGGCCGTTCTGGGACAGCAACGTGGAAACGCCCGAGGACTGGAAACGCACCTGCGAAGTGTGCCCCGGCTCCGGGCGCGGGGAGGTGATCCCGGTCGAGGAGATTTCCCGGCGGCTGAAGGTCATCAAGATGTGAGAGATCGTCTGGCAACTGGCTGGAGGTTCCAACCAGTTGCGAGCGGCCGCACACGCGACCCTATTTCTTGGAGATCGTGATCTCGATCACCGAGTCCGCGGCCACCGTGTAACTGAGGCCGGACGTCGCGACGTCTTCGTACTTCTTCGGCACCGGTGTGTAGGTGCCGTCGCGCCCGCCCACGGTAACCGTCTTACCGTCCTTCGACGCCGGGCGAGCGAACCGGGCGTAGTTCGCGGTGCGCACGGCGGCTTTTACCTTGCCCAGTGGAGAAGATGGCATCCGGTATGTACCGTCCGGGGCGATCTCCCCGCGTGCGCTTGCCTTGCCGTCCTCGGATTCAAAGTACACTTCACCCATCGTCAATTTCTCGCCATCGAGAAGGACCGAACCGGTGACGACGGTTTCTTTCGTTTCCGACTTCGACGAGCACCCGAGTGCGATTAGTGCGACCGTTGCAACACAGAGAAATAATGAGGCAGTCCGACGCATTCGTATATCCGCTTGCGGAGTGGAGAGGGTGGGAAAACGCGCGGCCCCGGGCTACAAGGCGCCGGGACCGCGCGCCAGTGGGCTTACCAGTTCGTCAGCACGCTGCCGTCGCGCGGCAGGACGGCCTGGCTCCAGGTGAGCTGCGTGACGCTCGACGAGACCCCGCGCACGCTCCCGTCGCCGAGCCCGACCATAATCACGCCCGAGGACATGCCGTGAGCGCGGTAGTTGTCGCAGTTCGCGTTCGTCGGGGCGAACTGCGGGACCGGGAACTGGCGCTGATCGACCGGCACGCCCGTGCTAACCGGGATACGGGCGAAGGTCGGCCAGTACCGGTCGTCGGCGGGGTGCCCCCACGCGGTGCCGAACGTGTTCGAGTTGTTCGGCGTTCCGGCCGGACCGCACGCCTTTCGCTTCTCGGCGACGAAAATGGTGTTCGAGGTACCGTCGGAGATGCTCGTCAGCGTGCTCTTGCCGGCCGTGTTCTGCCAGTCCCACGGGTCGTTGGCGTTCTGGCCCGGGCGCCCGAACACCTGGAAGTTACAGGCGTAGCTGCACAGGGCCACGTCCACACCGCCCGCGCTCTTCGCCGGATCCCACATCCAGTCCGCGTTAAACCCGCGGGCGAAAATGCCGTCTCCGCCGCTCGGGTCGTTCGGGGCCGTCAGGATCTTGATCGGGAAGCTCATCGCCGCCTTGCCGGTGTTGCCGACCTGACCCAAACCGGAGCCGCCCCAGTTCGAGATGCCCGCGGAGATCGCGCCCTGTTCGTAGTACGGGAGCAGGGAGAAGTAGAACGTCGCGTCGCTGCTGGAGTAGGTGAAGTTGGTCGGGTTGCTCCACCAGAACGACACGACCGGCGGTAGGTAGTTCGTGGTGTCGTGCCCGTTGTGGCACGCGAGGAGCGTTTGCTTGATGTTGTTCTGGCTCTGCGCCCGGGCCGCGGCCTCGCGGACCTTCTGGACGGCGGGGAGGAGGAGTCCAATGAGGATCGCGATGATCGCAATTACCACCAACAATTCAATGAGTGTGAACCCGCGCGAGCGGGTAGCACGAGAGAGGGAGAGAGGCATGACAGACTCCGAACGAAAAATGAGAGAGACACCCAAAATGGGGCGAACATGAAACAAACGGGGAATTCATCATGAACGAAGTATAAATTTCCGTCAAGGATTTTCGTGAAATCGGCGCCGGCGTTTTAAGAAGCGGCCCGCGAATTGGACCTCTCATTGTGTATTTACACTCATAAATGAGCTTGCGCATTACCTGTGGCGCCTTCACGAGAGACAAAGGTCGACATTCCCGCTCCAGATTTTGACCCACGACTGGGACCGTGCTGATGACTGACGAGGTGCGAAAAGACGTGCTCGCGGTGTACGCGGACGCGGACGCGGCCATTGCGGAGGCCCGCCCGCGGTGCGATGCGTCCGGGCGCTGCTGCCGGTTCACCGAGTACGGGCACACCCTCTTTATCAGCGCGTTTGAAGCCGAGATTCTGCTCGAGCGCGCCCCGTTCTACGAGCAACCCGTTTCGCGCGACGGGTGCCCGTTCCAAATCGAAGGGCTCTGCACCGCGCGCGACTCGCGCCCGCTCGGGTGCCGGATCTATTTCTGTGACCCGGGCTACGAAGCGCGCATGTCGGAAATCACGGAAGACGCGCTCGCGAAACTGAAGCGGATCGCTGACGTACACGGCACGGGCTGGCACTACGCGCCCCTCCACCACTTCCTGAACGCCCCCCGTGAAGCGGGGCCAAACGATCGGGCAGGCGATAGCATGACACCGCCCGTGACACGGGTGCCGCTGCCCGTCGTCAATCACTCCGGGGGCTGATGCCGCCCGGCTCGCCAGGAGGTTCGCATGTCCCGCTTCCTCGCTGCTTTTGCGCTCGCGCTCGTGCCCGCGCTCCCACTGAGCGCGGGCGACTGGCCGCAGTTTCTCGGGCCGAATCGCGACAACAGCACGCCCGAACCGGTCGCGCCGTGGGAAGGTACCCTCAAGCCCGTGTGGGTGAAGCCGGTCGGCGAGGCGCACAGCTCGCCCGTCGTCGCCGGCGGGGTCGTGTACGCCTTCTACCAACCGAAGGACAAGAACGCCGACGCGCTGGCCGCGTTCGACGCGAAGACCGGTGACCTGAAGTGGGAAAAGAGCTACGACCGACCGGAGTTCAAGCCGCTGTTCGGCAACGGGCCGCGCGGCACCCCCTCCGTCAGCGGCGGTAAGATCTTCACCTACGGCGGGACCGGTGTTCTCGCGTCCTGGGACGCCAAAACCGGCGAAGTCGACTGGAAAGTGGACGCGCTCAAGGAGTTCGGCGCGAAGAATCTGTTCTTCGGTACCTCCGCGTCACCGCTGGTGACCGGGGACAAAGTGGTCGCTCTCGTCGGCGGAAAAGGCGCCGGGATCGTGGCGCTCGAAGCGAAGACCGGCAAGACCGCGTGGAAGGCCACCGACGACCCGGCGAGCTACGCCTCCCCGACCGTCATCAACGAGCAGATCGTCGCGCTGACCGGGTCGCACGTCCGCGGCGTGGGATTGGACGGCAAGCCGCTCTGGGAAGTCCCGTTCAAGGACAAACTGAACGAGTCGTCCACCACCCCGCTCTCCGCCGGCGGGCTGATCTTCGCCAGCTCCGTCACGGCGGGGAGCATCACGGTGAAGGTGACCGACAACAAGGCCGCGAAAGCGTGGGAGAACAAGGCGCTCACCTGCTACTTCTCGACCCCCGTTGTGGTCGGCGATTACCTTTACATGGTGAACGGCATGGCCTCGCTGACGAACGCGAGCATCACCCTGCGGTGCGTCGATCTCAAGACGGGCAAGGTCGCGTGGGAGAAGAAGAACGTCGGCAAGTACCACGCGGCGATCCTGCGCTGCGGCCCCGCGGGGAAGGAAACGCTCCTCATGCTCGACGACAACGGGTTCCTGTCGCTGTTCGAGGCGAACCCGAAGGAGTTCAAGGAGCTCGCGCGCTCGAAGGTGTGCGGCACCACGTGGGCGCACCCGGCCCTCGTCGATGGTAAGCTCTACCTTCGCGACGAGAAGGAACTGTTCTGCTTCGACCTGAGCGAGAAGAAGTGACCTCGGAGTGCGGGCCTGCGTGTTGCTTCGGCGCGCACTCCAAGTGCCATACCCCGCACCCCTACGTCCCAGGTGCCCCGTGGTTTACGGCCTGATACTCGCGGCGGCTCTGGTGCTGGTCGGCTCGGCCACAGTGATCCGCCAGCGCAAGGCACTCCGTGCGCTGGCGGACGAGCCCTTCCTCCCGGACGAAGACCGCGCGTACCGGCGCGGTCAGGCCCGGCGCCGGGCGGCCACGTCCGGGTTGCTCGTTCTCCTCGGCGTACTGATCGCGAACTACTACCTGTCCGGTATGGACGCGCGAATGGACGCGATCCCGGACCAGAACAAGGTCGGCGCCGAACCTGATGCCAATCCCGAGCCGCGTTCGGATTCGGACCGCCAGTTCACGAGGCTGGTCGGTTTCTACTGGATCGGCGTAATGGGGCTGGTGTTCGTTGCCGTGTGCCTCGCGGTGGTCGACTTCTGGGCCACGCGGAAATACTGGATGGCGCGTTACAAAGAGCTGAAGGCCGACCACGATGTGAAGTTGCAGCGCGACCTAGCCGTGTACCGGCAGCAGAAGCTAAACGCACGTGCCCCCGGGCTGAAGCCCCCCTCCGTGGCCGACGATACCGCGATCGACGAACCGCCGGTGTGATCCGCAGTTCTTCCAATCACAAAAAATGAAAAAGGGTGAGCCGAAGCCCACCCCGTCCGAAACCTGCCAACCGTTCCGCGAACTTACGCGGGCGGGGCGGCCGGCGCGGGCGCCGGTTCCGGGGTCGTCACGGGCGCGGGGGCCGGCGCGACCGGCTTCTTGGCGGCGGGCTTCTTCTTGGTAACTTTGCTCGCGGCGGTCGCGGTCTTCTTGGGGGCGGCCTTCACCGCGGCTTTCGGCGCGGCTTTGGGGGCCGCCTTCTTCACTGCGGGTTTCGGTGCGGCCTTCGCGGGCGCGGCCTTCTTCACCGCCGCCTTCGGCGCGGCCTTCTTCACTGCGGGTTTCGGTGCGGCCTTCGCGGGCGCGGCCTTCTTCACCGCCGCCTTCGGCGCGGGTTTCTTAGCGGGTGCGGGTTTCTTAGCGGGTGCCTTTGCCACGATGCGGACTCCTTGAACTTGGGGGGGAATGGGGCGGTTCGACCGTGCCCGGAATCAAACCGGTGTCGCACTCATCGACCGCGACGAGATCGGCGGGCAGCGAATCAAGCCGAGTTGCGGGACATCTTGTACATACCCGCCGCGCCAACCGGCGCCGCCACACTCTCTGTGTTAACTCTGGCACACGACGCGAACCGCGCAACTGGCGCAGGCGCGGAATTTCACCCAACTGCTGAACACGGCCGGTATGTTCGGCCGATCTAGTCCAAGTTCACCCAAAAACGGGTGCATTCGGGGTCGAGCGGCACGCCGAGTCACGGATTTGGGACTCGATCACCCGGAGCCGAAACTTCCGCGGACGAGGTTGTCATGGGCTGGAAGTCGATCGCGTGGACGGGGTTGCTCGTCCCGGCGCTCGCCGGGTGCGGCGCGCTCCGTCACGCCGCACCCGGCGTATCGGACGATAACGTACCGAGCCGAACCC
The Gemmata palustris DNA segment above includes these coding regions:
- a CDS encoding PQQ-binding-like beta-propeller repeat protein; translation: MSRFLAAFALALVPALPLSAGDWPQFLGPNRDNSTPEPVAPWEGTLKPVWVKPVGEAHSSPVVAGGVVYAFYQPKDKNADALAAFDAKTGDLKWEKSYDRPEFKPLFGNGPRGTPSVSGGKIFTYGGTGVLASWDAKTGEVDWKVDALKEFGAKNLFFGTSASPLVTGDKVVALVGGKGAGIVALEAKTGKTAWKATDDPASYASPTVINEQIVALTGSHVRGVGLDGKPLWEVPFKDKLNESSTTPLSAGGLIFASSVTAGSITVKVTDNKAAKAWENKALTCYFSTPVVVGDYLYMVNGMASLTNASITLRCVDLKTGKVAWEKKNVGKYHAAILRCGPAGKETLLMLDDNGFLSLFEANPKEFKELARSKVCGTTWAHPALVDGKLYLRDEKELFCFDLSEKK
- a CDS encoding YkgJ family cysteine cluster protein, encoding MSDAKSARTTEPWYADGLAFECTQCGDCCTGAPGFVWVTDEELEALAAFLGQPLDEVRDLHTRKARGRRTIREKANGDCVFFDHKKGCTVYRVRPGQCRTWPFWDSNVETPEDWKRTCEVCPGSGRGEVIPVEEISRRLKVIKM
- a CDS encoding DUF1559 family PulG-like putative transporter produces the protein MPLSLSRATRSRGFTLIELLVVIAIIAILIGLLLPAVQKVREAAARAQSQNNIKQTLLACHNGHDTTNYLPPVVSFWWSNPTNFTYSSSDATFYFSLLPYYEQGAISAGISNWGGSGLGQVGNTGKAAMSFPIKILTAPNDPSGGDGIFARGFNADWMWDPAKSAGGVDVALCSYACNFQVFGRPGQNANDPWDWQNTAGKSTLTSISDGTSNTIFVAEKRKACGPAGTPNNSNTFGTAWGHPADDRYWPTFARIPVSTGVPVDQRQFPVPQFAPTNANCDNYRAHGMSSGVIMVGLGDGSVRGVSSSVTQLTWSQAVLPRDGSVLTNW